The following proteins are co-located in the Camelina sativa cultivar DH55 chromosome 12, Cs, whole genome shotgun sequence genome:
- the LOC104732875 gene encoding crossover junction endonuclease MUS81-like translates to MVDERRVRCAANKGLADYVLKKKREEDAARPKGLSEHLERTFVRAYRNVCDAKDSIDTLKDLSQIKGFGKWMVKLMQGYFVIGDESSEQEDLPGNRAGKKAKGKKPYRPQIKTAAYALLITLHRETANGKKFMRKQELMDATEASGLSQVPIVPEKGKGKAGIGQSKREWYSGWSCMTTLIHKGLVVKSSNPAKYMLTVEGHDAANECIVRSRLSNPVEILSDDEVEPAQQAKRPHNQDSTYSITMRKEQPYVDARSRAQSFIPAGPSRAQACQVDLEGSRAKKFRSCNVGSTLNPCSSGSSHPMKACSSSLASNGTEGVTTIPRLPPLRFGEVFEEAYDVIMILDDREQFATKGSRSIVDNICSVFKIKIEVRRLPIGDCIWIARHKYQQDEYVLDFIVERKSIDDLHSSIMDNRYKDQKLRLQRSGIKKLIYILEGDPNQSKTSESIKTACFTTEILEGFDVVRTNGLGETLRKYGYLTKSIYQYYKSRVNDDQNKVPVSCPSFDDFVKRCQDFDKMTISDVFAIQLMQVPQVTEEIAIAVLDTYPTLLSLASAYSKLDGNVSAQEEMLRNQSNNVICASASKNIYKLVCGE, encoded by the exons ATGGTTGATGAGAGAAGGGTACGGTGTGCAGCGAACAAAGGTTTAGCTGATtatgtgttgaagaagaagcGAGAAGAAGACGCTGCTAGGCCTAAGGGTTTGTCAGAACACTTGGAGAGGACGTTTGTTAGGGCGTATAGAAATGTCTGTGACGCTAAAGATTCAATTGACACCCTCAAAGACTTGTCGCAGATCAA GGGCTTTGGCAAGTGGATGGTTAAGCTCATGCAAGGATATTTTGTTATTGGGGATGAAAGTTCTGAGCAAGAGGACTTACCTGGAAACCGTGCTG GGAAAAAGGCCAAGGGAAAGAAACCGTACAGGCCACAAATAAAAACTGCGGCTTATGCATTACTGATAACATTGCACAG AGAGACTGCAAACGGGAAAAAATTCATGCGTAAACAAGAGCTTATGGACGCTACTGAAGCGAGTGGGCTCTCACAAGTTCCTATTGT ACCAgagaaaggaaaaggaaaagcagGAATTGGACAGTCGAAGAGGGAGTGGTATAGCGGATGGAGCTGCATGACAACACTTATACACAAGGGATTGGTGGTGAAATCTAGCAATCcagcaaa GTACATGTTAACAGTTGAAGGCCATGATGCAGCAAATGAATGTATCGTGCGATCTCGATTATCTAATCCAGTTGAAATCTTATCTGATGATGAAGTGGAGCCTGCACAGCAAGCAAAGAGACCACATAATCAAGATTCAACCTACTCTATTACCATGAGGAAAGAACAGCCGTATGTCGATGCAAGATCCAGGGCACAATCATTCATTCCAGCAGGACCTTCTAGAGCACAAGCAT GTCAAGTTGATCTTGAGGGATCTCGTGCTAAGAAGTTCCGTTCTTGCAATGTTGGATCCACCTTAAACCCATGTTCATCTGGTTCGAGTCATCCCATGAAAGCCTGCTCATCTTCT TTGGCATCAAATGGAACCGAAGGAGTAACAACAATTCCACGCCTTCCACCTCTTAGATTTGGTGAAGTTTTCGAAGAAGCATACGATGTGATCATGATATTGGATGATCGAGAACAGTTTGCCACCAAGGG ATCACGATCCATAGTTGATAACATATGCTCTGTATTCAAGATTAAGATTGAG GTTAGACGATTACCTATTGGGGACTGCATATGGATTGCTCGGCATAAGTATCAACAGGATGAATATGTTCTGGACTTTATTGTTGAGAGGAAGAGCATTGATGATTTGCACTCGTCAATCATGGATAATCGCTACAAGGACCAAAAACTTAGACTTCAG AGATCAGGAATCAAGAAGCTGATATACATTCTTGAAGGGGACCCAAACCAGTCTAAAACATCAGAAAGCATTAAAACGGC TTGTTTCACAACGGAGATTCTGGAAGGATTTGATGTGGTGAGGACGAACGGGCTGGGTGAGACGCTAAGAAAATACGGTTATCTCACTAAATCGATATACCAATACTACAAGTCCCGGGTGAATGATGACCAGAACAAAGTCCCGGTCTCGTGTCCTTCTTTCGATGATTTTGTCAAAAGGTGTCAAGACTTTGATAAAATGACAATCAGCGATGTATTTGCTATTCAGCTTATGCAG GTGCCGCAGGTAACAGAAGAAATTGCCATAGCTGTTCTTGATACGTACCCAACACTTTTGTCTCTTGCTTCTGCATATTCTAAACTA GATGGGAATGTCTCGGCGCAAGAAGAGATGCTAAGGAATCAAAGCAACAATGTAATATGTGCATCAGCTAGTAAGAATATATACAAGTTAGTTTGCGGTGAATGA
- the LOC104733987 gene encoding uncharacterized protein LOC104733987 has translation FDIEKQFQVMNKPAVKIIKFCLIFCDTYGCVDFYKQPAFDHILMENKLFHYKMRWTSSLKHPKADNGKFGFLWENGIGCPIGTVPIRRVTKDELLRLNLFSTKHKPRGSWNLTNSHYNVDNDQQHHFAVSRSKGGNYNRATMVVSLYKPKIKLPQYSSTRMHLQIGDDFIQTSWIVNPTLYGDNKTRSFVYTEVRFKNQCYNSMCQAGFISVRSDLPLGFVLEPVSVRGSKLSISVSISLFKVEGPAGMDDCDLASDIRTVLLSRLHFIIR, from the exons TTTGATATCGAAAAGCAATTTCAAGTCATGAACAAACCTGCtgttaaaatcatcaaattttgtttaatttt TTGTGATACATATGGATGTGTGGATTTTTACAAACAACCAGCGTTTGACCATATTTTGATGGAAAACAAGTTATTCCATTaca agATGCGTTGGACATCATCCCTAAAACATCCAAAAGCAGATAAtggaaaatttggttttttatgGGAAAATGGTATTGGATGCCCTATTGGTACCGTGCCCATAAGGAGAGTTACAAAAGACGAACTTCTGAGATTAAATTTGTTCTCCACAAAACATAAGCCTCGAGGGTCATGGAATTTGACTAATAGTCATTATAATGTTGATAATGATCAACAACATCAT tttgctGTGTCCCGCTCCAAAGGAGGAAACTACAATAGAGCAACAATGGTAGTTTCTCTATATAAACCTAAAATTAAACTTCCACAATATAGTTCTACCCGTATGCATCTTCAGATTGGAGACGATTTTATACAAACTAGCTGGATTGT AAATCCGACGTTATATGGTGATAACAAAACTCGCAGTTTTGTGTATACAGAAGTAAG GTTTAAAAACCAATGTTATAATAGCATGTGTCAAGCTGGATTCATATCTGTCCGATCAGATTTACCTCTTGGTTTTGTTCTAGAACCTGTTTCTGTTCGTGGTTCAAAACTAAGTATTTCAGTTTCAATTAGCTTATTCAAGGTTG AAGGTCCTGCCGGAATGGATGATTGTGATCTTGCATCTGACATACGGACTGTTCTTCTCTCAAG GCTCCACTTCATCATCAGATAA